One region of Yersinia bercovieri ATCC 43970 genomic DNA includes:
- a CDS encoding ABC transporter ATP-binding protein has protein sequence MIELSVDNLHLTYGDNPVLKGVSMQLKRGEVVSLLGPSGSGKTTLLRAVAGLEKPSQGCIIIGENRVYDGKTSREIPAEERNLGLVFQSYALWPHKTVFENIAYPLKLRKTPAAEITQRVQAVLDQLGLGALGHRHPHQLSGGQQQRVAIGRALVYNPPVILLDEPLSNLDAKLREEARVFLRELIIKLGLSALMVTHDQNEAMAISDRILLLNNGKIEQQGTPQEMYGSPTTLFTAEFMGSNNRLHGKVTQVSEGKARIEGKDWALWGWAGEGVLVGQEGTAVIRVERVNLTDDPNGNQLNLPLLTSMYLGDRWEYLFRTAADDFVIRAYGAEVRREELCSISLPMEHLWVFPKG, from the coding sequence ATGATTGAATTATCAGTAGATAACCTGCATTTAACCTATGGCGATAACCCGGTGTTGAAAGGGGTGTCGATGCAATTAAAGCGCGGCGAAGTGGTCTCTCTGCTAGGGCCATCGGGGAGTGGGAAAACCACCTTGCTGCGCGCAGTCGCGGGTTTGGAGAAACCGAGTCAGGGTTGCATTATCATTGGTGAAAACAGGGTATATGATGGTAAAACGAGTCGTGAAATCCCAGCAGAAGAGCGCAACCTGGGCTTGGTGTTCCAGTCTTATGCTTTGTGGCCCCATAAAACGGTATTTGAGAACATTGCTTACCCGCTGAAGTTGCGCAAAACGCCGGCGGCGGAGATCACTCAGCGGGTGCAAGCGGTACTCGACCAACTGGGGCTGGGGGCGCTGGGTCATCGCCACCCCCATCAGCTTTCTGGTGGGCAGCAGCAGCGTGTGGCCATTGGTCGTGCGCTGGTCTATAACCCGCCGGTTATTCTGCTGGATGAGCCGCTATCGAATCTGGACGCCAAATTGCGCGAGGAAGCGCGGGTGTTCCTACGTGAATTGATCATCAAACTCGGCTTATCAGCGCTAATGGTGACCCATGACCAAAATGAGGCGATGGCAATCTCTGACCGTATTTTGCTGCTAAATAACGGCAAAATTGAGCAACAGGGGACGCCACAGGAGATGTACGGTTCGCCAACGACGCTTTTTACCGCAGAGTTTATGGGCAGCAATAACCGCTTACATGGCAAGGTCACGCAGGTTAGTGAGGGTAAGGCGCGAATCGAAGGTAAAGATTGGGCGCTGTGGGGATGGGCGGGCGAGGGGGTGCTGGTGGGGCAAGAAGGTACGGCAGTGATCCGAGTCGAACGGGTCAATCTGACGGATGATCCGAACGGCAACCAGCTCAATTTACCCCTGCTGACCAGCATGTATCTGGGCGACCGCTGGGAATATCTGTTCCGCACTGCGGCTGACGATTTTGTGATCCGCGCTTATGGTGCTGAGGTTCGCCGCGAGGAGCTATGCTCGATCTCTTTACCGATGGAGCATCTGTGGGTCTTCCCTAAGGGATAA
- a CDS encoding YpfN family protein: MHWLADYWWIILILLAGIILNGIKELRRLDHKRFLSNKPEIPPHRDNNAEWDDDDDWPDKNKKK; encoded by the coding sequence ATGCACTGGCTAGCAGATTACTGGTGGATAATCCTTATCCTACTGGCAGGGATTATCCTAAATGGCATCAAAGAGTTACGCCGCCTCGACCATAAACGCTTTTTGAGCAATAAGCCGGAGATCCCACCTCACCGCGACAATAATGCGGAGTGGGACGACGATGATGACTGGCCGGATAAAAATAAGAAAAAATAA
- the dapE gene encoding succinyl-diaminopimelate desuccinylase yields the protein MICPVIELAQQLIKRPSLSPNDAGCQEIMIKRLEAIGFTVEPMNFGDTLNFWAWRGEGETLAFAGHTDVVPTGDESHWSTPPFEPTIRDGMLYGRGAADMKGSLAAMVVAAERFVAAQPNHKGRLAFMITSDEEAKAINGTVKVVNALMARNERLDYCLVGEPSSTDRVGDVVKNGRRGSITANLRIHGIQGHVAYPHLADNPVHRAMPALNELVATQWDEGNEFFPATSMQIANLHAGTGSNNVIPGEFYVQFNFRFSTELTDTLIKQRVEALLDRHQLNYSLEWVLSGQPFLTARGALVDAVVNAVEHYTEITPQLLTTGGTSDGRFIALMGAQVVELGPVNATIHKVNECVHAADLQLLSRMYQRIMEQLIA from the coding sequence ATGATCTGTCCGGTAATCGAACTGGCCCAACAATTAATTAAGCGCCCGTCGCTCAGCCCGAATGATGCGGGTTGCCAGGAGATCATGATCAAGCGCTTAGAGGCGATTGGTTTTACTGTTGAACCGATGAATTTTGGCGATACTCTTAATTTCTGGGCATGGCGTGGCGAAGGCGAGACGCTGGCGTTTGCCGGTCATACCGACGTGGTGCCAACCGGTGATGAGAGCCATTGGAGCACTCCCCCCTTTGAGCCGACCATTCGTGATGGCATGTTGTATGGCCGTGGTGCTGCCGATATGAAAGGCTCACTGGCCGCCATGGTGGTCGCCGCCGAACGTTTTGTTGCCGCGCAGCCGAATCATAAGGGCCGCCTGGCATTTATGATCACCTCCGATGAAGAAGCCAAAGCGATTAACGGCACCGTAAAAGTGGTTAATGCGCTGATGGCGCGCAATGAACGGTTAGATTATTGTCTGGTAGGCGAACCCTCCAGTACCGATAGAGTCGGCGATGTGGTGAAAAATGGCCGCCGAGGCTCGATCACCGCCAATTTGCGCATCCACGGTATTCAAGGGCATGTGGCCTACCCCCATTTGGCTGATAACCCGGTGCACCGCGCCATGCCAGCCCTGAATGAGTTGGTTGCCACCCAGTGGGATGAAGGCAATGAGTTCTTCCCCGCCACCAGTATGCAGATTGCTAACTTACACGCGGGCACCGGCAGCAATAACGTGATCCCCGGTGAGTTCTACGTGCAGTTCAACTTCCGTTTCAGCACTGAGCTGACCGACACTCTGATTAAGCAGCGGGTTGAAGCCCTGCTGGATCGCCATCAACTCAATTACAGCCTGGAGTGGGTGCTCTCCGGCCAACCCTTCCTGACCGCTCGAGGCGCGCTGGTCGATGCGGTGGTTAACGCCGTTGAGCATTACACTGAAATCACGCCGCAGCTACTCACTACCGGTGGCACCTCAGATGGCCGTTTTATCGCCTTAATGGGCGCTCAGGTGGTGGAGCTGGGGCCAGTTAATGCCACTATCCATAAAGTGAATGAGTGCGTTCACGCGGCTGATTTACAACTGCTAAGCCGAATGTATCAGCGAATCATGGAGCAACTTATCGCATGA
- the ypfH gene encoding esterase yields MNQQHIVVQQPAKAEQLILLFHGVGDSAAGMAPVGSHFAQAFPQALVVSIDGPFASSMGNGRQWFSVQGITEEGRQGRIDEVIPQWVATIHQWQQQSGLGAQQTTLVGFSQGAIMSLEGMKAQPQLAGRIIAFSGRFATLPQQPIADVVYHLIHGEQDGVIQVEHAKKAARSLTALGHKVTLDLVPNMGHGINQLMLEQAISHLRQDLAAR; encoded by the coding sequence ATGAATCAACAACATATCGTGGTGCAGCAACCCGCCAAGGCAGAACAATTGATTTTACTGTTTCATGGGGTCGGCGACAGTGCCGCTGGCATGGCACCGGTAGGCAGCCATTTCGCGCAAGCTTTTCCTCAGGCGCTGGTGGTCAGTATTGATGGCCCATTTGCCAGCAGCATGGGCAATGGAAGGCAGTGGTTTTCGGTCCAGGGGATTACCGAAGAGGGCCGCCAGGGGCGCATCGACGAAGTGATCCCTCAATGGGTTGCCACGATACATCAATGGCAGCAACAAAGTGGCTTGGGGGCGCAGCAGACCACGTTGGTTGGCTTCTCGCAGGGCGCTATCATGTCATTAGAGGGGATGAAAGCCCAGCCACAACTCGCAGGGCGGATTATTGCCTTCAGCGGGCGGTTTGCCACTTTGCCACAACAACCGATAGCGGATGTGGTTTACCATCTGATTCATGGCGAACAGGATGGTGTGATACAGGTAGAGCACGCGAAAAAAGCGGCCAGAAGCTTAACGGCGTTAGGTCATAAGGTGACGTTGGATCTTGTACCCAACATGGGGCATGGCATCAATCAGCTGATGCTAGAGCAGGCGATCTCCCATTTGCGGCAAGATCTGGCCGCGAGATAA
- a CDS encoding DUF441 domain-containing protein: protein MAALDPTLLILLALAALGIISHNMTVTLAILTLLAIRITPLNQFFPWIEKYGLTIGILILTIGVMTPIASGKISASEVLHSFVQWKSILAIVVGVAVSWLGGRGVSLMTHQPSVVAGLLVGTVLGVALFRGVPVGPLIAAGLLSLVIGKS from the coding sequence ATGGCCGCTCTCGATCCCACTTTATTGATTCTATTGGCGTTGGCTGCGCTCGGCATCATCAGCCACAATATGACCGTCACATTAGCCATTCTGACACTACTGGCCATTCGCATCACTCCCCTGAATCAGTTCTTCCCGTGGATAGAAAAATATGGCTTAACCATCGGCATCCTGATTTTGACCATTGGGGTGATGACCCCGATTGCTAGCGGCAAAATCAGCGCCAGCGAGGTGCTGCACTCTTTTGTGCAATGGAAATCGATATTGGCCATTGTGGTGGGGGTGGCGGTGTCGTGGCTCGGAGGGCGAGGGGTTTCGCTGATGACACATCAACCGTCGGTGGTGGCTGGGCTACTGGTCGGGACAGTGCTGGGTGTGGCGCTGTTCAGAGGTGTGCCGGTCGGGCCATTGATCGCCGCCGGATTGCTCTCGCTGGTGATTGGTAAATCCTAA
- a CDS encoding ArsC family reductase, with amino-acid sequence MSDSPATPSLRLYGIKNCDTIKKARRWLEEQGIAYQFHDYRVDGLSDERLQSFIDKLGWQPLLNTRGTTWRKLPEERRDSITDAQTAKVLMLEQPAIIKRPLLEAANGEMLLGFNVESYQSFIQNQTAIEVQ; translated from the coding sequence ATGTCAGATAGCCCTGCCACCCCATCATTGCGCCTTTATGGCATTAAAAATTGCGACACCATAAAAAAGGCCCGCCGCTGGCTGGAAGAACAAGGCATTGCCTATCAGTTCCATGATTATCGCGTGGATGGATTGAGTGACGAACGTCTGCAAAGTTTCATTGATAAACTGGGTTGGCAGCCGCTACTCAACACCCGCGGCACCACCTGGCGCAAGCTGCCAGAAGAGCGGCGAGATAGCATCACCGATGCCCAAACCGCCAAAGTGTTGATGTTAGAGCAGCCCGCCATAATCAAGCGCCCACTGTTGGAAGCCGCCAATGGCGAGATGCTGCTGGGCTTCAACGTTGAGAGTTATCAATCCTTTATCCAAAACCAAACCGCTATTGAGGTGCAATAA
- a CDS encoding tRNA(Met) cytidine acetyltransferase TmcA has protein sequence MAQQGTRRLLVLSGSADWSRQQALNLRRQLPGDWLWIGEELPADTQGIRPTAAKTLLGQEWLHGVFDATDGLNTEALAVLAGTLQAGSWLLLLVPEWGRWPSLPDSDSLRWSEQGTPITTPNFIQHLQCQLLVDPDVVLWQEGQPQPAPIVDSRPNWQRPDGSPTLEQQNILQRLMQAKRGIWVLTAARGRGKSTLAGMLVAQWQGQCWVTGPGKAATQVLNARAGERAQFWAPDALLDYCRQHDVSEVDWLLIDEAAAIPAALLAALLAYFPRALLTTTVQGYEGTGRGFLLKFCATLNDWHHLTLTNPIRWASHDPLERIVDAVMLFDDQWSLTAPLSSPVDIITCEQRDWLDNPELLRQFYGLLSSAHYRTTPLDLRRLMDAPGMHFSAAQAVDAVVGALWLVDEGGLSRELAQDVWAGKRRPKGSLVAQSLAAHSGQWQAPILLSRRISRVAVAPLWRRRGIARQMIAAEQLRAQQQQLDFLSVSFGYTAELAHFWHTCGFQLVRIGSHQEASSGCYAAMALLPLSRAGQALCNAARQQLERDWYWLQQWIEIDTPASLSLPEQPDVSLNDDDWRELAGFASASRPLEASLPALQRLLVHSELPLPALRQYLQQEVPPAEIVSSQGLSGRKALVARWRQEAAAGVRGIDGERPCAISFYLHNGSGSYE, from the coding sequence ATGGCACAGCAGGGGACACGCCGTTTACTGGTGCTCAGTGGCAGTGCTGATTGGTCACGGCAACAGGCGCTAAATCTACGTCGGCAACTGCCGGGGGATTGGCTGTGGATTGGCGAGGAGCTACCCGCTGATACTCAGGGGATTCGTCCGACGGCGGCAAAAACCTTATTGGGTCAGGAGTGGTTGCACGGTGTATTTGATGCCACTGATGGCTTGAATACCGAGGCGCTGGCGGTGCTGGCGGGGACATTGCAGGCCGGAAGCTGGCTGCTGCTCTTGGTGCCCGAGTGGGGCCGTTGGCCGAGTTTGCCCGATAGTGATAGCTTGCGTTGGAGTGAGCAGGGCACCCCCATCACCACGCCCAACTTTATCCAGCATCTGCAATGCCAGCTTCTGGTTGATCCCGATGTGGTGTTGTGGCAAGAGGGCCAGCCACAACCTGCGCCGATAGTGGACTCACGCCCCAACTGGCAGCGACCAGACGGCTCTCCTACCCTGGAGCAGCAAAATATTTTGCAGCGTTTGATGCAGGCCAAAAGGGGGATTTGGGTGCTGACCGCCGCTCGCGGGCGCGGCAAGTCGACTCTGGCTGGCATGTTGGTGGCGCAGTGGCAAGGCCAGTGCTGGGTGACCGGGCCGGGTAAGGCCGCCACGCAAGTTTTGAATGCGCGGGCTGGCGAACGGGCGCAGTTTTGGGCGCCGGACGCACTGTTGGATTACTGCCGCCAGCATGATGTCAGTGAAGTCGACTGGCTATTGATTGACGAGGCCGCCGCCATCCCCGCCGCATTACTCGCCGCGCTATTGGCCTACTTTCCACGGGCATTATTAACCACCACGGTACAGGGTTACGAAGGCACCGGACGCGGCTTTTTACTGAAATTTTGCGCCACCCTAAACGATTGGCACCATTTGACACTGACGAACCCGATCCGCTGGGCCAGTCACGATCCGCTGGAGCGCATTGTGGATGCGGTGATGCTGTTTGATGATCAATGGTCACTCACGGCCCCTTTATCCTCGCCGGTTGATATCATCACCTGTGAACAGCGCGATTGGCTGGATAATCCCGAATTACTGCGGCAGTTTTATGGTCTGCTCTCCAGTGCACATTATCGGACTACACCACTGGATTTGCGGCGGTTGATGGATGCTCCGGGTATGCACTTCTCTGCGGCGCAAGCGGTTGATGCTGTGGTTGGCGCACTGTGGCTGGTGGATGAAGGTGGCTTGAGCCGTGAATTGGCCCAAGATGTTTGGGCGGGCAAGCGGCGGCCAAAGGGCAGTTTAGTGGCGCAATCACTGGCAGCACACAGTGGCCAATGGCAAGCGCCGATCCTACTATCGCGGCGTATCAGCCGGGTGGCGGTCGCCCCATTATGGCGGCGGCGGGGGATTGCCCGCCAGATGATTGCCGCCGAGCAGCTACGCGCGCAGCAACAGCAGCTTGATTTTCTTTCGGTTAGTTTTGGCTATACAGCAGAATTAGCGCATTTTTGGCACACCTGCGGATTTCAACTGGTGCGCATTGGCAGCCATCAAGAGGCCAGTAGCGGCTGTTATGCCGCCATGGCGCTGCTCCCTTTGAGTCGCGCCGGGCAAGCACTCTGTAACGCGGCACGCCAGCAATTAGAGCGAGATTGGTATTGGTTGCAGCAATGGATTGAGATCGACACGCCAGCATCGCTATCCCTGCCTGAACAGCCTGATGTCAGCTTAAATGATGACGACTGGCGTGAATTAGCGGGTTTTGCCTCTGCTTCCCGCCCATTAGAGGCCAGTTTACCTGCGTTGCAGCGCCTGTTAGTGCACAGTGAATTACCCCTTCCTGCGCTGCGGCAATATTTGCAGCAGGAGGTGCCACCTGCGGAGATTGTTAGCTCACAGGGTCTTTCTGGGCGCAAGGCGTTAGTGGCGCGTTGGCGGCAGGAGGCCGCAGCAGGAGTGCGGGGGATTGATGGTGAACGGCCATGTGCAATTTCCTTTTATTTACATAATGGCTCAGGTTCTTATGAGTGA
- a CDS encoding M15 family metallopeptidase produces the protein MTVNTLTPQMLTGRSTEHLMVLTGNHRLQPQAVEAFQAMQQAAKVAGFDLQPASTFRDFDRQLAIWNGKFRGERPVLDKESQPIDISQLDDAARCEAILRWSALPGASRHHWGSDLDIYDPSLLPAEAKLQLEPWEYQTGGYFYPLTQWLSAHMAEFGFYRPFSEESGGVAVEPWHLSYRPLAVTAAQLLTPKILLEAWQAQDVAGSEWLTRHLPMIFSRFIATPTMEGS, from the coding sequence ATGACAGTTAACACATTAACCCCACAGATGCTTACCGGGCGCTCAACGGAACATTTGATGGTGTTAACCGGCAATCACCGCCTACAGCCGCAGGCCGTTGAGGCTTTTCAGGCCATGCAGCAGGCGGCGAAAGTGGCAGGTTTTGATCTCCAGCCTGCCAGCACTTTTCGCGATTTTGACCGCCAATTAGCGATTTGGAATGGTAAATTTCGCGGTGAGCGACCAGTATTAGATAAAGAGAGTCAGCCGATAGATATCAGCCAGCTTGACGATGCAGCCCGCTGTGAAGCTATTTTGCGCTGGTCTGCCCTGCCGGGGGCCAGCCGCCATCACTGGGGCAGTGATCTGGATATTTACGATCCCTCCTTGCTGCCAGCGGAGGCCAAACTACAGCTGGAACCATGGGAGTACCAAACTGGCGGCTATTTTTATCCGCTCACCCAATGGCTAAGTGCGCATATGGCTGAATTTGGTTTTTACCGACCTTTTAGCGAGGAGAGTGGCGGCGTCGCTGTAGAGCCATGGCACTTGAGCTATCGCCCGTTAGCCGTCACGGCGGCACAGTTACTGACACCCAAAATCTTGCTGGAAGCCTGGCAAGCACAAGATGTGGCGGGCAGTGAGTGGCTGACACGCCATTTACCCATGATTTTTTCACGATTTATCGCGACACCCACGATGGAAGGATCTTAA
- a CDS encoding ABC transporter substrate-binding protein: MLRKVKVLMMATAVLATLPAIAQLPTYYPADYQNIIDGAKKEGKVVVYASTDIKAAAPLIKGFEAAYPGIKVEYNDMNSTELYNRYISEQASGSLSGDVVWSSSMDTALKLATDYAQEYLSPEQGELPTWAVWKNRAYGTTYEPVVFIYNKRLIPAADVPTTHAALAKLIASQPDKFKKRVTTYDIEKSGLGFMLSVQDFKADPNYFATLADIAKGGLTVQSSTGTMMERVSSGENLIGFNILGSYAETRAKTDPSLGISYPQDYTLVLSRVTFISKNATNNNVAKLWVNYVLSEAGQNILANQSDIPSIRNDIEGNNDIAGMTKKLGDALKPIAVDESLLEYMEQTKRLDYIKQWRSAAAK; the protein is encoded by the coding sequence ATGTTAAGGAAAGTTAAAGTATTAATGATGGCGACGGCGGTATTAGCCACTCTTCCAGCCATTGCTCAACTCCCAACTTATTATCCTGCTGATTATCAAAACATTATTGATGGCGCCAAAAAAGAGGGCAAAGTGGTGGTGTATGCCTCTACGGATATCAAAGCCGCAGCGCCGCTGATTAAGGGATTCGAAGCCGCCTATCCGGGGATTAAAGTCGAATACAACGACATGAACAGCACCGAGTTATACAACCGCTACATCAGTGAGCAGGCATCAGGTAGCCTCAGTGGTGACGTGGTGTGGAGCTCCTCCATGGATACCGCGCTGAAGTTGGCGACCGACTATGCGCAGGAGTACCTCTCTCCAGAGCAGGGTGAGCTGCCAACATGGGCAGTATGGAAAAACAGGGCCTACGGCACGACTTACGAACCGGTGGTTTTCATCTATAACAAGCGCCTGATCCCCGCAGCAGATGTGCCGACGACCCATGCCGCACTGGCAAAACTCATCGCCAGCCAGCCTGATAAATTCAAAAAGAGAGTGACCACCTATGATATTGAAAAGTCAGGTTTAGGTTTTATGTTGTCGGTACAGGATTTCAAAGCTGATCCTAACTACTTTGCGACACTGGCTGATATCGCCAAGGGCGGGCTGACGGTGCAATCCTCCACCGGCACGATGATGGAGAGAGTGTCATCTGGTGAGAATCTGATTGGTTTTAATATCCTCGGCTCTTACGCCGAAACCCGTGCTAAAACAGACCCTTCTCTTGGGATCTCCTACCCGCAGGACTACACCCTGGTGCTGTCGCGAGTCACATTTATCAGTAAAAATGCAACCAATAATAATGTGGCCAAACTGTGGGTTAACTACGTGCTATCAGAAGCGGGCCAAAATATTTTGGCTAATCAGTCAGATATTCCTTCAATTCGCAACGATATCGAGGGTAACAACGACATCGCTGGCATGACCAAGAAGCTAGGTGATGCGCTCAAACCGATCGCGGTTGATGAGAGTCTGTTGGAGTATATGGAGCAGACTAAACGTCTGGACTACATCAAACAGTGGCGCAGCGCGGCCGCAAAATAA
- a CDS encoding ABC transporter permease — protein sequence MKALRRKWQSLPRGLVVLITTLVIYVPLSFIVIQSFLSAPFFSPSKVFSLEAFRFIFADPDFYKALKSGFILAFGLVVIAIPLGGILAFLMVRTDLPGRRIIEPLILVPIFVSPMVLGFGYVVAAGPVGFFSLWAESLIGFVPWNIYAMSSIVVIAGLTHVPHAYLYISSALRSVGSDVEEAARTAGASPLQVMTAVSLPMVRPSILYITVLLFFLGLEVFGLMLVLGDPEGNLVLATYLYQLTNKLGTPSYHLMAAVAVILICITIPLVMLQRVLMRTANRFVTVKGKASQARLLPLGKWRWIAGGVVAFWLTVTIGVPLLGVVLRAFVSNWGMGVSLWDELSLNTFRTIWQQPNLLRAIVNSMAIGVFGGALAVICYLFIGIAMHRKPDGVTRFLDYSVLVPRAVPGLLAGLAFLWVFLFLPMWLDNSLKEGWLSSLPMAEWLRGNLVVWLRSLRSTIFSVWLAYTVVWMAYGLRLISSTLLQVGPELEEAARSNGASRGQVTRHVTIPLSRYGLIGSWLLMFLIFEREYSTGVYLLSPGTETIGSMLVSLWAAGAIDIVAALSFINILLVVLGLGIALRFGVKLND from the coding sequence ATGAAAGCATTGCGCAGAAAGTGGCAAAGCTTGCCGCGCGGCTTGGTAGTCTTGATAACCACACTGGTTATCTACGTACCACTGTCATTTATTGTTATTCAAAGTTTCCTTTCTGCCCCCTTTTTCTCACCGAGCAAAGTGTTCAGCCTTGAGGCATTTCGCTTCATTTTTGCTGATCCCGATTTTTATAAGGCGCTGAAAAGTGGTTTTATTCTGGCTTTCGGGCTGGTGGTTATCGCGATTCCGTTGGGAGGGATTCTGGCCTTTTTGATGGTCAGGACTGATCTACCTGGCCGCCGGATCATCGAACCGCTGATTTTGGTGCCTATTTTTGTCTCGCCCATGGTGTTGGGGTTTGGTTACGTGGTGGCGGCAGGGCCGGTGGGATTCTTCTCCCTGTGGGCGGAGTCATTGATAGGTTTTGTGCCCTGGAATATTTATGCCATGTCCAGCATCGTGGTGATTGCGGGCCTGACCCACGTTCCTCACGCCTACCTCTATATCTCATCGGCGCTGCGCAGTGTCGGTTCTGATGTGGAGGAGGCGGCGCGCACGGCAGGGGCCTCGCCTTTGCAGGTGATGACGGCGGTGAGTTTGCCGATGGTGCGCCCATCGATTTTGTATATCACCGTATTGCTGTTCTTCCTGGGGCTGGAGGTGTTCGGGCTGATGCTGGTATTGGGCGATCCTGAGGGCAACTTGGTGTTGGCGACCTATCTTTACCAACTGACCAATAAGCTGGGCACCCCCTCTTACCATCTGATGGCCGCCGTAGCGGTGATACTTATCTGCATCACCATTCCGTTGGTGATGTTACAGCGGGTACTGATGCGTACCGCCAACCGTTTTGTTACGGTCAAAGGTAAAGCGTCTCAGGCGCGACTATTACCTCTGGGCAAGTGGCGTTGGATTGCCGGTGGTGTGGTGGCGTTTTGGCTGACGGTTACCATTGGCGTGCCGCTGCTGGGGGTGGTGCTACGTGCTTTTGTCTCTAACTGGGGCATGGGGGTATCGCTCTGGGATGAGCTATCGCTCAACACTTTCCGCACCATCTGGCAGCAGCCTAACTTGCTGCGGGCCATCGTCAACTCGATGGCGATCGGGGTATTTGGCGGCGCGTTGGCCGTTATCTGCTATCTGTTTATCGGCATTGCGATGCACCGTAAACCGGATGGCGTGACGCGTTTCCTTGATTACAGCGTGTTAGTCCCGCGTGCAGTGCCGGGGCTACTGGCGGGGCTGGCATTCTTATGGGTCTTCCTGTTCCTGCCGATGTGGCTGGATAACTCCTTGAAAGAGGGCTGGTTATCCTCGCTGCCAATGGCCGAGTGGTTGCGGGGGAATCTGGTGGTGTGGCTCCGCTCTCTGCGCAGCACCATTTTTAGTGTCTGGCTGGCGTACACCGTGGTGTGGATGGCCTATGGCCTGCGGCTGATCTCGTCGACTTTGCTGCAAGTCGGGCCTGAGTTGGAAGAAGCGGCCCGCAGCAACGGCGCCAGCCGGGGTCAGGTGACGCGCCATGTCACCATTCCACTATCCCGCTATGGCCTGATTGGTTCGTGGCTGCTGATGTTCCTGATTTTTGAGCGCGAATACTCTACCGGGGTTTATCTGCTGTCACCGGGTACGGAAACCATTGGCTCGATGCTGGTTTCACTGTGGGCGGCGGGGGCGATTGATATCGTTGCCGCGCTCTCCTTTATTAATATCCTGCTGGTGGTGTTGGGGCTGGGTATTGCATTGCGCTTTGGAGTTAAACTAAATGATTGA
- a CDS encoding tetratricopeptide repeat protein yields the protein MKHSIDSLKELGRYDDALEMAQKLLQHSPDNASLMYKIASLYDVQGLELQAIPFYRAAIDHHLVGKELQEAYLGLGSTYRELGLYQASLETLDRALAAFPQAKEITLFRAMTLHNLGETQEAVAALLLLLAQTSNHQEISLYQKALRQYAVDLDAIS from the coding sequence ATGAAACACTCCATCGACTCGCTAAAAGAGCTGGGCCGTTATGATGATGCGCTGGAAATGGCGCAGAAGTTGCTGCAACACTCACCAGATAACGCCAGTCTGATGTATAAAATCGCCTCCCTGTATGATGTGCAGGGGTTGGAGTTACAGGCCATTCCCTTCTATCGTGCGGCCATTGATCATCACCTGGTGGGTAAAGAGCTACAGGAGGCCTATTTGGGGCTGGGTAGCACTTATCGGGAACTGGGGTTATATCAAGCATCGTTAGAGACACTTGACCGCGCGCTGGCGGCCTTCCCGCAAGCGAAAGAGATAACCCTGTTTCGCGCCATGACACTGCATAATCTGGGTGAAACCCAAGAAGCGGTGGCGGCTTTGCTGCTACTGTTGGCGCAGACCTCAAACCATCAAGAGATCAGCCTTTACCAAAAAGCGCTGCGCCAATATGCCGTTGACCTTGACGCTATCAGCTAA